From the genome of Solidesulfovibrio carbinolicus, one region includes:
- the arfB gene encoding alternative ribosome rescue aminoacyl-tRNA hydrolase ArfB: MDSLFISSRVSIPLAEIDFIAARSGGPGGQHVNTTSSKVTLLFDLDASPSLTDADKARIREALTGRIAKDGVLRVVSQTSRSQFANKEIALERFAALLREALTPRPPRRKTRATLASKLRRLDDKKRQGERKRQRRDFGD, encoded by the coding sequence ATGGACAGTTTGTTTATTAGTTCCAGGGTGAGCATCCCCCTGGCGGAGATTGATTTTATCGCCGCCCGCAGCGGCGGTCCCGGCGGCCAGCACGTCAACACCACCAGCTCCAAGGTGACGCTGCTCTTTGACCTCGACGCTTCGCCAAGCCTCACCGACGCCGACAAGGCGCGTATCCGCGAGGCGCTTACCGGCCGCATCGCCAAGGACGGCGTGTTGCGCGTGGTCTCCCAGACCAGCCGCAGCCAGTTCGCCAACAAGGAAATCGCCCTGGAACGCTTCGCCGCGCTGCTGCGCGAGGCGCTGACCCCCCGGCCGCCGCGCCGCAAGACCCGGGCTACCCTGGCCTCGAAACTGCGCCGCCTGGACGACAAGAAACGCCAGGGCGAACGCAAACGCCAGCGCCGGGACTTTGGCGACTGA
- a CDS encoding NifB/NifX family molybdenum-iron cluster-binding protein codes for MTKIAIPSRDGQVDEHFGHCGYFTVLTIGPDKSVVAEETFSPPAECGCKSNLVNDLLAMGVTVLIAGNMGQGAVNKLRQSGMTVVRGASGPVHEAAAAFLAGMLKDRDELCTAHGHTCLH; via the coding sequence ATGACCAAGATCGCCATTCCCTCCCGCGACGGGCAGGTGGACGAGCATTTCGGCCACTGCGGCTATTTCACGGTGCTGACCATCGGCCCGGACAAGAGCGTCGTCGCCGAGGAGACCTTTTCCCCGCCGGCCGAGTGCGGCTGCAAGTCCAATCTGGTCAACGACCTGCTCGCCATGGGCGTCACGGTGCTCATTGCCGGCAACATGGGCCAGGGCGCGGTCAACAAGCTGCGCCAGTCCGGCATGACCGTGGTGCGCGGCGCGTCCGGCCCGGTCCACGAAGCGGCGGCGGCGTTTCTCGCCGGCATGCTCAAGGACCGCGACGAACTGTGCACGGCCCACGGGCATACCTGTTTGCATTAG
- a CDS encoding ribonucleoside triphosphate reductase, protein MSEPMEHGNLALTPTSDRHDAVDAAVDQPVVAAIPSRIRKRDGQIVTFDADKILSAIRRAGAATGEFGEDEAWLLTAQVVKVLSHRFIGQIPDIERIQDIVEQAFVSANHFRTLRAYSVYREQRARLREDKKTVVDVAASINEYLDRQDWRVAANANQGYSLGGLILNVSGKVVANYWLSHVYPPEAGAAHRDGDLHIHDLDMLSGYCAGWSLRMLLSEGLNGVPGKVEAKPPKHLSSAVGQIVNFLGTLQNEWAGAQAFSSFDTYMAPFIRKDNLGYEEVRQCIQELIYNLNVPSRWGTQTPFTNLTFDWTCPEDLAGDHPVIGGEEMAFTYGELQTEMDMINRAYIEVMTAGDAKGRVFTFPIPTYNITKDFPWESPNVDILFEMTAKYGLPYFQNFLNSDLTPGMVRSMCCRLQLDLRELLKRGNGLFGSAEQTGSVGVVTINCARLGHTHRGDEAGLLARLDALLEIARTTLEIKRKEITRRMDAGLFPYTKRYLGSLRNHFSTIGVNGINEMIRNFTNDAENIATEAGHAMAVRLLDHVRARMTEFQEQTGHLYNLEATPAEGTTYRFAREDKKRYPRILQAGPAQKPYYTNSSQLPVGFTDDPFEALSRQEELQRKYTGGTVLHLYLGERVTSAEACKKLVKRSLSGFALPYVTVTPTFSICDVHGYLTGEHETCPTCAAEGRTQACEIWTRVMGYYRPKSAFNVGKQGEYDERVCFKEPMDN, encoded by the coding sequence ATGTCCGAGCCGATGGAACACGGCAATTTGGCCCTTACCCCCACCTCCGACCGCCACGACGCCGTCGACGCCGCCGTCGACCAGCCCGTGGTGGCCGCCATCCCCTCGCGCATCCGCAAGCGCGACGGCCAGATCGTCACCTTTGACGCCGACAAGATCCTGTCCGCCATCCGTCGCGCCGGCGCCGCCACCGGCGAATTCGGCGAGGACGAGGCCTGGCTGCTGACCGCCCAGGTGGTCAAGGTCCTCTCCCACCGCTTCATCGGCCAGATCCCGGACATCGAACGCATCCAGGACATCGTCGAGCAGGCTTTCGTCTCGGCCAACCATTTCCGCACCCTTCGCGCCTACTCCGTCTACCGCGAACAGCGCGCCCGCCTTCGCGAAGACAAGAAGACCGTGGTGGACGTGGCCGCTTCCATCAACGAATATCTCGACCGCCAGGACTGGCGCGTGGCCGCCAACGCCAACCAGGGCTATTCCCTGGGCGGGCTTATCCTGAACGTCTCGGGCAAGGTCGTGGCCAACTACTGGCTCTCCCACGTCTACCCGCCCGAAGCCGGAGCGGCCCACCGCGACGGCGATCTCCATATCCACGATCTCGACATGCTGTCCGGCTACTGCGCCGGCTGGTCCCTGCGGATGCTTTTAAGCGAAGGCCTTAACGGCGTGCCCGGCAAGGTGGAAGCCAAGCCGCCCAAGCACCTCTCCAGCGCCGTGGGCCAGATCGTCAATTTCCTCGGCACGCTGCAAAACGAATGGGCCGGCGCCCAGGCCTTTTCCTCGTTCGACACCTACATGGCCCCGTTTATCCGCAAGGACAACCTGGGCTACGAAGAAGTGCGCCAGTGCATCCAGGAGTTGATCTATAACCTCAATGTCCCGTCGCGCTGGGGCACCCAGACGCCGTTTACCAACCTCACCTTCGACTGGACCTGCCCCGAGGATCTGGCCGGCGACCATCCGGTCATCGGCGGCGAGGAGATGGCCTTTACCTACGGCGAGCTCCAAACCGAAATGGACATGATCAACCGGGCCTACATCGAGGTCATGACCGCCGGCGACGCCAAGGGCCGCGTGTTCACCTTCCCCATCCCGACCTACAACATCACCAAGGATTTCCCCTGGGAATCGCCCAATGTGGACATCCTGTTCGAGATGACGGCCAAGTACGGGCTGCCCTACTTCCAAAACTTCCTCAATTCCGACCTCACCCCGGGCATGGTGCGCTCCATGTGCTGCCGGCTCCAGCTCGACCTGCGCGAGCTGCTCAAGCGCGGCAACGGCCTTTTCGGCAGCGCCGAGCAGACCGGGTCCGTCGGCGTGGTCACCATCAACTGCGCCCGCCTGGGCCACACCCATCGCGGCGACGAAGCCGGCCTTCTCGCCCGCCTCGACGCGCTGCTGGAAATTGCCCGCACCACCCTTGAGATCAAGCGCAAGGAGATCACCCGCCGCATGGACGCCGGGCTGTTCCCCTACACCAAGCGTTACCTGGGCTCGCTGCGCAACCACTTCTCCACCATTGGCGTCAACGGCATCAATGAAATGATCCGCAATTTCACGAACGATGCCGAGAATATCGCCACCGAGGCCGGCCACGCCATGGCCGTGCGCCTGCTCGACCACGTGCGCGCCCGCATGACCGAGTTCCAGGAGCAGACCGGCCACCTCTACAACCTCGAAGCCACCCCGGCCGAAGGCACCACCTACCGCTTCGCTCGCGAGGACAAGAAGCGCTACCCGCGCATCCTCCAGGCCGGCCCGGCGCAAAAGCCCTACTACACCAACTCCTCCCAGCTGCCCGTGGGCTTCACCGACGATCCCTTCGAAGCCCTTTCGCGCCAGGAAGAGCTCCAGCGCAAATACACCGGCGGCACGGTGCTCCACCTCTACCTCGGCGAACGCGTCACCAGCGCCGAGGCCTGCAAAAAGCTCGTCAAGCGGTCGCTGTCCGGCTTCGCCCTGCCCTACGTCACCGTGACGCCGACGTTTTCCATCTGCGACGTCCACGGCTACCTGACCGGCGAACACGAGACCTGCCCGACCTGCGCCGCCGAAGGCCGCACCCAGGCCTGCGAAATCTGGACCCGCGTCATGGGCTACTACCGGCCCAAGTCGGCGTTCAACGTCGGCAAGCAGGGCGAGTACGACGAGCGGGTGTGTTTTAAGGAACCGATGGATAACTAA
- a CDS encoding sodium:calcium antiporter translates to MKKLLPLYIAVAATLPGLFCFLFSVHPSPPATAAIAGAAILGASFLLLWACDVAQNDIPQALALAVVALIAVLPEYAVDMYFTWMAGKHPESDYAHFAIANMTGANRLLIGVAWTLVAFLVWWRTKKPIILEGERRTEVLFLGLATAYAISIPLSGSLTWVDGAVLIGLYVVYIAIAARRECEEPELEGVACVIGALPKGLRRLSTLGLFLFAAGVIVANAEAFSEGLVATGRIFGVNEFLLVQWLAPIASEAPEVIVSVMFALRGMGGLALGSLISSKLNQWTLLVGMIPGVYGVSSGSFAVPIPLDGVQMHEIMLTAAQSLLAVGLLAGLRLDIRGALLLFGLFLGQFLAPAVPEAFWNLFPGHLDGNEVHFLFTFLYIGVFALMLPRTGRHLLALVRPARHSAS, encoded by the coding sequence ATGAAAAAACTGCTTCCTCTCTACATTGCCGTGGCCGCCACCCTGCCAGGGCTGTTCTGCTTCCTCTTTTCCGTCCACCCCTCGCCGCCGGCCACCGCCGCCATCGCCGGCGCGGCCATCTTGGGCGCGTCGTTTCTGCTCCTATGGGCCTGCGACGTGGCCCAAAACGACATTCCCCAAGCCCTGGCCCTGGCCGTGGTCGCGCTCATCGCCGTTTTGCCCGAATACGCCGTGGACATGTACTTCACCTGGATGGCCGGCAAACACCCGGAATCCGACTATGCCCACTTCGCCATCGCCAACATGACCGGGGCCAACCGGCTCCTGATCGGCGTGGCCTGGACCCTGGTCGCCTTCCTGGTCTGGTGGCGCACCAAAAAACCCATCATCCTGGAGGGTGAGCGTCGCACCGAAGTCCTGTTCCTCGGTCTGGCCACGGCCTACGCCATCTCCATACCCCTGTCCGGGTCGCTGACCTGGGTGGACGGCGCGGTGCTTATTGGCCTCTACGTCGTCTACATCGCCATCGCCGCCCGGCGCGAATGCGAGGAACCCGAGCTTGAAGGCGTGGCCTGCGTCATCGGCGCGCTGCCCAAGGGCCTTCGCCGCCTTTCGACGCTCGGCCTGTTTCTTTTCGCCGCCGGCGTCATCGTGGCCAATGCCGAGGCCTTCAGCGAGGGCCTCGTCGCCACCGGCCGCATCTTCGGGGTCAACGAATTTTTGCTCGTCCAGTGGCTGGCCCCCATCGCCTCGGAAGCCCCGGAAGTCATCGTCTCGGTCATGTTCGCCCTGCGCGGCATGGGCGGGCTGGCCCTGGGGAGCCTTATTTCCTCCAAGCTCAACCAATGGACGCTCTTGGTCGGCATGATCCCCGGCGTCTACGGCGTGTCTTCGGGCAGCTTTGCCGTGCCCATTCCCCTGGACGGCGTGCAGATGCACGAGATCATGCTGACCGCCGCCCAGTCGCTTCTGGCCGTGGGCCTGCTCGCCGGCCTGCGCCTGGACATCCGGGGCGCGCTGCTGCTGTTTGGCCTGTTCCTCGGCCAGTTCCTGGCCCCGGCCGTGCCGGAGGCTTTCTGGAACCTCTTCCCGGGCCACCTCGACGGCAACGAGGTACACTTCCTCTTCACCTTCCTGTATATCGGGGTCTTCGCCCTCATGCTGCCACGCACCGGCCGCCACCTGCTGGCCCTTGTCCGCCCCGCGCGCCACAGCGCCTCTTGA
- a CDS encoding anaerobic ribonucleoside-triphosphate reductase activating protein, protein MNGLIIGGVTPLSTLDFPDALAAVIYCQGCPWGCPYCHNEPLREITDAVEHDSASVLAWLEGRKGLLDAVVFSGGEPTLQDGLPEMLAAVRAMGFHTGLHTTGMFPKALSAVLPLCDWVGLDIKAPRAAYDRIAGVAGGGEAAFASLALILKSRVPFETRTTWHPGLLAEDELTALAGELAAADAGRWVIQAFRPDGCADADLAAAGPAVFPPDLVARLQAAAPRLIITTRV, encoded by the coding sequence ATGAACGGTCTTATCATCGGCGGTGTCACGCCGCTCTCCACCCTCGACTTTCCCGACGCCCTGGCCGCGGTCATCTACTGCCAGGGCTGCCCCTGGGGCTGCCCCTACTGCCACAACGAACCGCTGCGCGAAATCACCGACGCCGTGGAGCACGACAGCGCCTCGGTGCTGGCCTGGCTCGAAGGCCGCAAGGGCCTGCTCGACGCCGTCGTCTTCTCCGGCGGCGAACCCACGCTCCAGGACGGGCTGCCCGAAATGCTGGCCGCCGTGCGCGCCATGGGCTTCCACACCGGCCTGCACACCACCGGCATGTTCCCCAAGGCGCTTTCCGCCGTGCTGCCCCTGTGCGACTGGGTGGGCCTGGACATCAAAGCCCCCCGCGCCGCCTACGACCGCATCGCCGGAGTAGCCGGCGGCGGCGAGGCCGCCTTTGCAAGCCTGGCCCTTATCCTCAAAAGCCGCGTGCCCTTCGAGACCCGCACCACCTGGCATCCCGGGCTATTGGCCGAAGACGAGTTGACCGCCCTGGCCGGAGAGCTGGCCGCCGCCGACGCCGGCCGCTGGGTCATCCAGGCCTTCCGCCCCGACGGCTGCGCCGACGCCGATCTGGCCGCCGCCGGACCGGCCGTGTTCCCCCCCGACCTCGTCGCCCGCCTCCAGGCCGCCGCGCCGCGTTTGATTATAACGACGAGAGTTTAG
- a CDS encoding HAD family hydrolase: protein MSVKRPITTLLCDVGGVMLTNGWDRQARAEAAKRFGLDAAETDERHHLTFDAYEEGKLSLDEYLDRTVFYAPRSFDKATFRDFMLSRSAPLSDMLAYVRGLKARHGIRIVVVNNEGRELNEYRIRAFGLGCFVDAFVSSCFVGMRKPDAGIFRLALDVAQCDPADAVYIDDRALFVEVAATLGVRGVVHRDAASTARELEALGGFAAVCLGSDG from the coding sequence ATGTCCGTGAAGCGACCCATCACCACGCTTTTGTGCGACGTCGGCGGCGTCATGCTCACCAACGGCTGGGACCGGCAGGCCCGGGCCGAGGCAGCCAAGCGCTTCGGCCTGGACGCCGCCGAAACCGACGAACGCCACCATCTCACCTTCGACGCCTACGAAGAGGGCAAGCTCTCCCTGGACGAGTATCTCGACCGCACGGTGTTTTACGCGCCGCGTTCCTTTGACAAGGCGACCTTCCGGGATTTCATGCTGTCGCGCAGCGCGCCCCTGTCCGACATGCTGGCCTATGTGCGCGGACTCAAGGCCCGGCACGGCATCCGCATCGTGGTCGTCAACAACGAGGGCCGCGAACTCAACGAGTACCGCATCCGGGCCTTCGGCCTGGGCTGTTTTGTCGACGCCTTCGTGTCCTCGTGCTTCGTGGGCATGCGCAAGCCCGACGCCGGCATTTTCCGCCTGGCCCTGGACGTGGCCCAATGCGACCCGGCTGACGCGGTCTACATCGACGACCGGGCGCTTTTCGTGGAAGTGGCCGCGACCCTGGGGGTTCGCGGCGTGGTCCACCGCGACGCCGCGTCCACGGCCCGAGAGCTGGAGGCTCTGGGCGGTTTCGCCGCCGTATGCCTCGGCAGCGATGGCTGA
- a CDS encoding trimeric intracellular cation channel family protein, translating to MDQTFALPIYLDLFAVFLMAATGAIEAIRREFDLVGLLGLSFATGVGGALIRDGIFLQAGVPAVVRNQDYLYAVAGAALACLIFGRRAVLSERFVALVDAAALGAYAVVGMEKSLAFGLDFAPAVLVGTVNACGGGILRDVLMREEPMVFRPGQFYGLAALLGCLTYPFLRQTFGLPPLTSAFVTIAFTFLLRVLAITRNWRTVPVRDHGLFRRRNPPVA from the coding sequence ATGGACCAGACGTTTGCCCTGCCCATCTACCTCGACCTGTTCGCCGTGTTCCTCATGGCCGCCACCGGGGCCATCGAGGCCATCCGCCGCGAGTTCGACCTCGTCGGCCTGCTCGGCCTGTCCTTTGCCACAGGCGTGGGCGGGGCGCTTATACGCGACGGCATCTTCCTCCAGGCCGGCGTGCCGGCCGTGGTGCGCAACCAGGACTATCTCTACGCCGTGGCCGGCGCTGCCCTGGCCTGCCTCATCTTCGGCCGCCGGGCCGTGTTGTCCGAGCGTTTCGTGGCCCTGGTGGATGCCGCCGCCCTGGGAGCCTACGCCGTGGTCGGCATGGAGAAATCCCTGGCCTTTGGCCTGGATTTCGCCCCGGCCGTGCTGGTCGGCACGGTCAACGCCTGCGGCGGCGGCATCCTGCGCGACGTGCTCATGCGCGAGGAGCCCATGGTGTTTCGCCCGGGCCAGTTCTACGGCCTGGCCGCCCTGCTGGGCTGTCTGACCTACCCCTTCCTGCGCCAGACCTTCGGCCTGCCGCCGCTGACCTCGGCCTTTGTCACCATCGCCTTTACCTTTCTTCTTCGTGTGCTGGCCATCACCCGCAACTGGCGCACCGTCCCCGTGCGCGACCATGGCCTGTTTCGCCGCCGCAATCCGCCTGTGGCTTGA